The following are encoded together in the Montipora capricornis isolate CH-2021 chromosome 5, ASM3666992v2, whole genome shotgun sequence genome:
- the LOC138048536 gene encoding uncharacterized protein yields MIRENLPESSIFPKLLPKNHAFTSLLIDSFHEKLMHAGVSHTLSAIRREFWIPHGRTTVRNVLLNCRRCRRHQGGPYKMPKMVPYLPSRIEESSPFTYTGLDYLGPLYVKVNGVTQKVWVCLFTCLAVRAVHLEVIHDLSAQQFVLCLRRFIARRGKPKEIISDNASQFKLAVHG; encoded by the coding sequence ATGATCAGAGAAAACCTTCCAGAAAGTTCTATCTTCCCAAAGCTTCTACCAAAGAACCATGCCTTTACCAGCTTACTTATTGACAGTTTCCATGAAAAACTGATGCATGCTGGAGTATCCCATACACTGTCAGCTATCAGACGAGAATTCTGGATCCCACATGGAAGAACAACGGTGAGAAACGTTCTCCTGAACTGTCGTAGATGTAGAAGACATCAAGGAGGCCCATACAAAATGCCCAAGATGGTTCCGTACCTACCTTCAAGAATAGAAGAGTCTTCACCCTTTACATACACAGGCCTTGACTATTTGGGACCCTTGTATGTCAAAGTGAATGGAGTAACACAGAAAGTTTGGGTCTGCCTATTTACCTGTTTAGCAGTCAGAGCTGTACATTTAGAAGTCATCCATGACTTGTCTGCACAACAGTTTGTTTTGTGTCTTAGAAGATTTATTGCCAGGCGTGGCAAGCCTAAAGAGATTATTTCTGACAATGCTTCACAGTTCAAGCTAGCAGTCCACGGTTGA
- the LOC138048537 gene encoding uncharacterized protein, whose amino-acid sequence MGGFYERLVGLVKQALRKSIGKICLNIVQLETILTEIEAVINSRPQVYVGADLKSGFALTPETEDEQLQDPDFVEKLSSAKKLLETWKKGQKHLNTFWKLWFDEYVLSLPERSQKYLKAPRVQAKVQPTKGDVVLLKESSPRGTWKLAMIEEIITSKDNEVRAATIRTATGKLLNRPLNFLCPLECAEVKQESNECTEPRNSSEEQHDVPKQKSGIEPAEKRPLRRAAAEARRKLNRLLNT is encoded by the exons ATGGGAGGCTTCTATGAACGTCTTGTGGGACTTGTAAAACAAGCTCTCCGAAAGAGTATTGGCAAGATCTGTTTGAACATTGTCCAGTTGGAAACTATTCTTACGGAAATCGAAGCAGTCATAAATTCACGACCACAAGTGTATGTGGGAGCTGATCTGAAATCTGGATTTGCACTAACCCCTG AAACAGAAGATGAACAACTGCAAGATCCAGACTTCGTTGAAAAACTCAGTTCAGCCAAGAAGCTTCTTGAAACATGGAAAAAAGGACAGAAACATCTTAACACATTCTGGAAACTGTGGTTTGATGAATATGTGCTAAGTCTCCCTGAAAGAAGCCAGAAGTACTTAAAAGCCCCTAGAGTTCAAGCAAAAGTTCAACCTACAAAGGGAGATGTCGTGCTACTGAAAGAAAGTTCACCAAGAGGAACCTGGAAACTAGCAATGATTGAAGAAATCATCACAAGCAAAGATAACGAAGTACGAGCGGCCACTATCCGAACAGCAACAGGAAAGCTGCTGAACCGACCATTGAACTTTCTGTGTCCTTTGGAGTGCGCAGAAGTAAAACAAGAGTCTAACGAGTGTACCGAGCCTAGAAATAGCAGTGAAGAGCAGCATGATGTACCCAAGCAGAAGAGCGGAATTGAACCTGCCGAGAAACGCCCTCTTCGCAGAGCTGCAGCCGAAGCAAGAAGAAAGCTTAACAGATTACTGAACACTTAG